From one Sulfurovum sp. UBA12169 genomic stretch:
- a CDS encoding thioredoxin domain-containing protein: MANHLKNEHSPYLQQHAQNPVNWYPWGEEAFKKAKKEHKPIFLSIGYSSCHWCHVMERESFENKQTAKILNEYFISIKVDREERPDIDKHFQGVYQLINSRPGGWPTSIFLTEELKPFYAATYIPPEPRYGMMSFESLLEAIVQKYHSEKELLTQKAEEILTFLNPKIDKIQATTLDESIINRFLSQAKQLFDYQNGGFNQAPKFPQASILDLLFDLYSLTKDKEALSMGTVSLLSMAKGGLYDRVEGGFCRYSTDNQWLVPHFEKMTYDNALLAEVYLKAYCITQNTVYKTIAFETLDFMLKKMNQNGLFYSASDADTEGKEGNYFVYTYEEALKSFKKANIPSKEHAALAAALHITKAGNFEGKNIIRIEDPQHLDTPFYNEAIGALKKCREKRTYPFIDKKIIVSWNAMMIKALFKAARINEHYLEAATGSLDRLLETMYIHSQLFHSALIDKKPKIHAFLEDYAFLSEALIEAYKSTLDERYLITAAKLANSAIEKYYVHGKWKFSRGEFETDADLYDSSYPSSVSTMLCVLLSLSSLVDTVYKKFVFKTLELNSYDVMRQPISTPKLSHTVIRYLKDDLVIKAKEETLKPHIEKMDTVPYPFTLFKNSLNDDFMICNSSSCFGHEKEFSGIISCVQTRMGN; this comes from the coding sequence ATGGCAAATCATCTTAAAAATGAACACTCTCCTTACCTCCAGCAACATGCTCAAAACCCGGTGAATTGGTATCCATGGGGCGAAGAAGCATTTAAAAAAGCCAAAAAAGAACATAAGCCTATTTTTCTTTCAATCGGCTACAGTTCGTGTCACTGGTGTCATGTGATGGAGCGCGAATCATTTGAAAATAAACAAACCGCAAAAATTCTTAATGAATATTTTATTTCCATCAAAGTAGACAGGGAAGAACGTCCTGATATTGACAAACACTTTCAGGGAGTTTATCAGCTTATAAATTCCCGTCCGGGAGGCTGGCCTACATCCATTTTTCTTACCGAAGAGCTAAAGCCTTTTTATGCGGCAACCTACATCCCTCCCGAACCACGCTACGGCATGATGAGTTTCGAGTCGCTTTTGGAGGCGATTGTGCAAAAATACCATAGCGAAAAAGAACTCCTTACCCAAAAAGCGGAAGAGATTTTGACTTTTCTTAATCCAAAAATAGACAAAATTCAAGCCACAACACTTGATGAAAGTATCATAAATCGTTTTTTAAGCCAAGCTAAACAACTTTTTGACTATCAAAACGGAGGATTCAACCAGGCGCCCAAATTTCCGCAAGCTTCAATCCTTGACCTGCTTTTTGATCTTTATAGTCTCACTAAAGACAAAGAAGCACTCTCAATGGGAACGGTATCGCTTCTATCAATGGCAAAAGGAGGCTTGTACGATAGGGTGGAAGGTGGTTTTTGCCGCTACTCTACAGACAATCAATGGCTGGTTCCCCACTTTGAAAAAATGACTTATGACAATGCTTTGCTTGCCGAAGTATACCTGAAGGCCTACTGTATCACTCAAAATACTGTTTACAAAACAATCGCTTTTGAAACATTAGATTTTATGCTTAAAAAAATGAACCAAAATGGACTTTTTTATTCCGCAAGCGATGCAGATACAGAAGGGAAAGAGGGAAACTATTTTGTTTATACCTACGAAGAAGCACTCAAATCTTTTAAAAAAGCAAACATCCCAAGCAAAGAGCATGCCGCGCTTGCGGCTGCCTTGCATATCACAAAAGCAGGCAATTTTGAAGGCAAAAATATCATCCGGATCGAAGATCCTCAACATTTAGATACCCCTTTCTATAATGAGGCGATTGGGGCTTTAAAAAAATGCAGAGAAAAGCGCACCTATCCTTTCATAGACAAAAAAATCATTGTTTCTTGGAATGCCATGATGATCAAAGCACTTTTTAAAGCCGCGCGTATCAACGAACACTATCTTGAAGCAGCTACTGGCTCCCTAGACAGACTGCTTGAAACTATGTATATCCATTCCCAGCTCTTTCATTCTGCACTTATAGATAAAAAACCAAAAATACATGCCTTTTTGGAAGACTATGCCTTTTTGAGCGAAGCGCTGATAGAAGCTTACAAAAGCACTCTGGACGAAAGATACCTCATCACTGCCGCCAAGCTGGCAAACAGTGCGATAGAAAAATATTATGTACACGGAAAATGGAAATTTTCCCGCGGCGAATTTGAAACCGATGCAGATCTTTATGACAGTTCCTATCCTTCATCAGTTTCAACAATGCTTTGCGTACTTCTTAGTCTCTCTTCACTGGTTGACACCGTTTACAAAAAGTTTGTTTTTAAAACTTTGGAACTTAACTCTTATGATGTCATGCGTCAACCTATCTCAACGCCGAAACTAAGCCATACGGTGATACGCTACCTCAAGGACGACCTTGTCATTAAAGCCAAAGAAGAAACGCTCAAACCGCATATTGAAAAAATGGACACCGTTCCCTACCCTTTTACGCTGTTTAAAAATAGTTTAAATGATGATTTTATGATTTGCAATAGCAGCAGTTGCTTTGGACATGAAAAAGAATTTAGCGGCATCATCAGCTGCGTACAAACCAGAATGGGGAACTAA